The Sorangiineae bacterium MSr11954 DNA segment CCGCACGTCCGGGGCGACCCCCGACGACGTCAATTGCCAAGCCAATCGATTCGCGCGCCGATCGAGCTCGCGGTACGTGATCCGCTCACCTTCGAAGATCACGGCGACCGCATCCGGCGTCCGCATCGCCTGCGCCTCGAAGAGCGCATGAAGGGAGAGCGCTTCGCCCCTCGCACGGGCGGTATCGTTCCATGTTCGGAGGATCTGCTGCCGCTCCGGTTCCGTGAGCAGCGGCAGGTCCGCGACGCGGCGATCCGGCGAAGCGACCGCGTCCTCGAGGAGGACCTCGAGGTGCCCCGCGAGCCGCTCGATGGTGACCGCATCGAATCGATCGGCGCGGTACTCGAAGGTCCCCCATAGATCGCCCTTCGCACCTTCCGCGACCGCGAGCGAGAGCTCGAACTTCGCCGTTCCCTCCACCGCCCCGTCCGGAGCATCGAACATCGACTCCCAGCGCATCTTCGGGACCTCGATGGTGCCTACGGGAAATGTCTCGAACACCAGGCCCACCTGAAAGAGCGGATTGCCGTCCCCCGCTCGGGCCGCACCGGCCTGCGCCACCACCTCCTCGAAAGGAAGCTCCCCATGCGCGAGGGCCTCGCGCACACGCTCCCCGGTGCGCCGAACCAGCTCTCGAAACGTGGGCGCGCCCGATAGATCGCAGCGCACCACCAACGTATTGGCCAAGAGGCCGACGAGGCGGCGCGTATGCCCATTCTCACGCTGCGCCGTGACCGTGCCGACGCCAAAGTCGATTTGGTCGGTGTACCGATAGAGCAACGCCGAGAATCCAGCCAAGAGAACGGCGTAGAGCGTCGCGCCGTCGCGCCGCCCGAGCTCGCGAAGGGCGTCGGTCAGCGCAGCGCGCAATCGAAACGGTACGGTTCCACCCCGTACCGCCGCTTCGTGGGTGCGTGGCCGATCGGTGGGCAGATCGAGCCGCGGCAAACCCGCGAGCCGCTTCTTCCAAAAGTCGCGCTCCGCGCCGAGCAAAGGTATTCGCTGCACCTGCCAGCGCGCATAATCGGCATACGGCACGGCAGGCGCTGGGAGTAAAGACGCCTGCGCGCCGGGATCGGCGAGGCGGTAGAGCGCGCCGAGCTCTTCGAGCAGCACCCCGATGGACCATCCGTCCGTGATCACGTGGTGCTGCGTGACGACGAGCGCATGGTCATCCGGTCCAAGGGTGGCCAATGCGGCACGAAAATACGGCCCGCCAGCGAAGTCGAACGGTGCTCGCCCCTCGTCGCGAGCCCAGCTCCGCAGCGCTTGCTCGCGGTCATCCCCCGCGGCCGAGAGATCCACCCGAGCCAAGGTGACCGGTGCCGCGGGCAATACGACTTGTCGTGGCTTGCCGGAGGTCTCGCGAATCACGGTTCGAAGCGCCGTATGCCGCTCCATGAGCGCGTCCAGGCTCCGCGTGAGGCGCGTTACGTCGAGCGAGCCCACCATCCTGAGCGCGAACTGCACATTGTAGAGCGGCGAGCCGGGGATCAATCGTTCGAGATACCAGAGACGGGCCTGCCCCGATGACAGCGGGATCTCGCCTTCGTGCGGCGCCATGGCCGTGAGCGGGCTCCCGGACGTTGGATCGTGCGGCCGTGCGAGGGCGATCTCGGCTGCGGCATGGGCCACGGTCGGGTGCTGCAGCAACCGCGGTATCGGGATCGAAACACCAAAAGCCGCTTCCAGCTCGCCAAACAAATCCACGATGTGCAAGGAATCGAGGCCAAAGCTCGAAAGCAACGCCTCCCGCGCGACGTTCTCGGGCGCTATCCCGGTCCTCTTCGCGATGGCGGAGCGGAGAAATGCTTCGATGTGTGCGGCGCGCTCCTCGGTCGATTCGCCCGCGAGCTCGGTTCTCGAATTCGCACGTGGCGCTTCCGGCGCCGGCGCCACCGATTGCGCCACCACCGCGAGGCGCCCGGCCAAGAACAGCTCCTTGCAGCCTCGCCGTTGAATCTTGCCGCTGGACGTCTTCGAAATGCTCCGCGGCTCGAGCAACACCACCACGCCCACGCGCGCGCCGTACTCCTCGGCCATGGCCGCTCGAATCGCCGTCGCGACCTCCTCGGCGCCTCCCGCGCTCGCCCGTCCAGGTTCGATCTCCGCGGCGATCACCAGCTGCTCGTCGTCCTCACGGTCCACCGAAAACGCCGCCACGCACCCGGCCCGCACCGAGGCATGAGCCTGTTCGGCCGTGAGCTCGAGATCCTGAGGATACAGGTTGCGGCCGCGCTGGATGATCAGGTCCTTCCACCGCCCGGTGACATAGAGCTCGCCGTCTTCGACGATGCCGAGATCGCCCGTGCGGAGAAATGGCCCCTCCCCGTTCGCGAGATGGGCGCCGAAGGTGGCCTCCGTCTCCGCGGGCTGGCCCCAATATCCGCGGGCGACGCTGTCGCCGGATATCCAGATCTCACCTTCACGTCCGGGTTCGAGCAGCTGCTTCGTCTCTGGCTCGACGACGTGCACGCGCAGCCCCTCCGCGCTCCGGCCCGAGGACACGAGGCTCCTCCGCTCGCCGCCGCTCCGCACCCGCGCGCCCTCGCCCTTGCGCGCACCCGTGACGAAGAGCGTGGCCTCGGCGAGGCCGTAGCAGGGATAGAAAGCTTCGCTTCGAAAGCCGCTTCGCGCGAACTTCTCCGAGAAGCGGCGGAGCGTCTCCGCCCGGACCGGCTCCGCGCCGTCGTAGGCGAGCGTCCACGAGCTCAGATCGAGCCGCGCGGCCTCCTCGTCCGTTATTTTTCGTGCGCAGAGGTCGTAGGCGAAGTTGGGCCCTCCGCTGGTGGTCGCGCGATACGTGGATATCGCCTTCAACCACCGTATCGGCCGCTGCAGAAAGGCCAGCGGGGACATCAATGTGCAAGGAAAACCCGAATAGAGGGGCTGAAGCACATTCCCGATGAGGCCCATATCGTGAAACATGGGCAGCCACCCCACGACGCTCGAGGCGGCGTTGTGCCCGAACGCGCGCTCGATGAGGCGCTCGTTGTGGAGCAGGTTGCGATGGCTCAACATGACGCCCTTGGGCGTGCCGGTGGATCCCGAGGTGTATTGCAGGAACGCGAGCGTATCGGCCGTGATCGCGGGCCGTCGCCACGCGCGCGCCGCCTGGTCCGTTGGAGCGTCGACGGCCATCCATGGGAGCGACGCGAGCTCCGGGACCTGCGGGAGGACGGCGGGGGCCAGGGCGTGAAGATCCGAGGTGGTGAGGACGGCGCGGGCCCCGCTGTCTCGCGCGATTTGCCGCAAGCGCGGCAACGTTCGATCGAGGCGCGTGGGGTCCGGCGGGTACATGGGCACCGCCATGACATTTGCGTAGAGGCACCCGAGAAAGCCGGCGATGAAATCCAAACCTGGCGGGAACAGGAGCAGAGCGGGATGTCCGCCGAGCTCTCTCTCGTGCTCCTGCAGGACCGCGGCGATCGAGCGCGCGCGAAAATCCAGCTCCGAGTACGTCCACTCGGAGGCCGCCTGTTCGACGTCGCCGGTATCGAGAAAACGAAACACGATGTCTCGAGGCTGCTTCTCCGCGCGGAAGCGGAGGACGTCTACGAGTGTCTCGTGCGGGCTCGAAGAGGGGGCGGTCACGATTTCATGAGCCGACGAAGGCTCGCAGGCCGCATATCGGTCCAGACCTTTTCGATATGAGAGAGACATTCGGCTTTCGATCCGATCACGCCCACGTCGCGCCAACCGCCAGGCACGTCCCGATCTGCCGGCCAGATGGAATACTGTTCTTCGTCATTCGAGACCACGCGATAAGTCGAAATATCCAAATCTTCCATGATCGCCATAAATTCGATGGGTCACGCGCGGCGGCCCGCGCGGTCGATTGGAGCTCGCGCCGCGAACGACGCTCCGGCATTGCTGCCCGCACCGAGATTAGCGTTCGCTGGGCGCGCCACGCCATGGCAATTAACGCCAAAATGCATTCGATTCGCGCCATGAGCGCGGCTCGATGCCGTATTACGAATCGGACGGTTTCGAGCCAGTGAATGGATCGTCACGCGCGAACGGGCGCTCTCCGGTGCCGCCACGGCATGGTCTCTTCGATCTGGCGCGCGACCGCGAGGAGCACGCCCTCCGAGAACATGCGGCTCGAAATCTGCAATCCGAAGGGGCGCCCGTCTCGAGTGATCCCCAAAGGAAGGCTCATGGCCGGCAGTCCGGTCACATTGAAGATTGCCGTGTATCCACCCAACTCCGCCGCGGCGGCAAAACCCTCTTCCGGGGCGGTGCCGCCAAAAGCACCAATCCGCGGCGCCGGTTGCGGAACCGTGGGTGAGAGCCAGATATCGACGGACTCGAGCACGGGGAGGTAACGCGCGTCGAGCGCGGTGTGCAGCTCGAGGATGTCTCGCGGATGGAGCGCCTGGCCGGCACGCGCCAGCCAGCGCGTGATGGGTTGGGTCCTTTCCCAAAGGGTGAGCGGGCAAGTTCCGATCTGATATTGCCAAAGCGGCAGAACCTCTTCGAGCGACATTTCGGGCAACGTGCCCTCCTCGACCGCGTGCCCCAGATCGGCGAGGCGTCGCGCCGCCTCCTCCACCGCGGATGCGATCTCGGGGTGGGTCGACGCCAGCGGTGTATGCGTCAGATAGCGGATCTGGAGGCGCTTGCACGGCTCGCGGGCGAGCTCGGCGAAGGGCCGGGTCGGCGGCGGCGCCCAATGGGGACGGCCGATTGTAACACCGGCCATCACGTCCAACATGGCGGCCGCGTCGTCCACTGTGTGGGCCATAGGTCCCGACGTATGTAAAATGCGTCGATCGCTCATTCCAAGTGAGTTGGGCAAGCGGCCGCGCGACGGTTTGAGCCCCACGACGTGGCAGAACGCCGCTGGAATGCGGATGGATCCCGCGCCATCGGTGCCTTGGGCCACCGGGAGCATCCCCGCGGCGAGGGCGGCGCCCGACCCGCCGCTGGAACCTCCCGCGGAGTGGTCGGGCGACCACGGATTGCGCGTGGGCGGATGGATGTCCGGCTCGGTGACCGGCATCGCGCCCCATTCGGACGTGGACAATTTGCCCAGTAGGATGAAGCCGGCGCGGCGCAGCGACCTCACGGTCAAATCGTCGATCGGGAGCCATACCGGCATGACCGCGCGCGACCCCCAACGGGTGACCATGCCGCGAACGACGTTGAGATCCTTGATTCCGGTCGGTATGCCGTGAAATGGAGGCAGATCTCCTCTGGCGCGACGCCGCTGCACGTCTTTCCATCGCGCCGCCGCGAGCGCGCGCCGGCGCGATACCGTCACGAACGCCTGGAAACGTGGATTGAGCCTCTCGATGCGCTCCAAGTATCCACGCACCAATTCTTCGCTGGAGATCCGGCCGCTCCGCAGGAGCCGTTGCTGCTCCAGCGCGCTCGCATCGAGGACGTCGTCCATGACGCCCCTCTAGCACGAATTACCGCGCCCAGCCCGGAACGGGATAATTGCCGAGGTTCGCGGCGAGGTAGGCGCCCCGCCGGAGGAAGGTGGCATGCCGGTGCAAGCCAATGGCGATCCCGTGCGAGGGGACGCCAATGGGATCCTCGAGGCCGTTCGATTCCACGCCGACCACCGTGGGGTCGGAGTCGAACGTGTCGTTCAAAAGTACGCCAGAGCCCGAGTCGCCGGAGTCGACGGATTGGCCGAAGGCGAACTGCCCATCCACCACGTGGAAAATGGATTGCCCGCTGTTCCAGGAGAGGTCACACGGGGCATCCGCACAGATATAGGGGATGTTGCGGAGGATCCGGCGCTCCAGGTTGCCGTCGTCCGTTGGAGTGAAAAGCCCGCGGCCCACGATGGTCACTTTACCGTCGGCCGGCGGACGGGCGTGGATGTCGCGGAACAGATCGAGCTTGGGGAGCTTGACCCCGTCGATGTTCTTCTCGAGGACCAGATAGGCGATATCGTCCTTGCAGAAGTCCAGACTGGTCGGCGCGAGGAACCGGCTGGTCTCGACCCAAACGGGATGATCGTTCAGGACCGTGTGCGAGAGGGTGATTCGAGAGCCGGCCTGCGATCGAAGCGAACCGAAGTGGTATTCGCATCGCGGGTTGCCCTCGGGCGGCCCCTCGACGAGCTCGTACAAACAATGCTTCGCCGTGAGGACGAGATTCGGGGCGACCAATGTCCCCGTGCACCGGACGTTCTGCCCCGTCCTCGCGCACGAGCCGACTTCTCCCTTTGCCGGATCGGTGTTGAGCGCACCGATGCATACGCCGACGGCGAACGGGTGATCGGTGTCGATGGGAGCACGGTAGAGCGCGCTCTGGTCGCTGCCGGTAGGCTCGTTGCTCTGGCCACCTTTGTCGCTGCCGCAACCCGAGGTCACCGCCATGGTGGCCCCGAGCGCAAACATCCAAGTCGTTCGATGGGTCGGACTCATCTCCAGGTCTCTTTCTCTCGAGTGTCGATCTAAATACCGCTATTGCGTCTGCGCCGAGCGCAGGACGAAACATGCCAATGCGCAGATTAGCCTGCATTGTTCGTCGGCGGCTCTTCGGTGGTCTACCATGCGCGCGCGACGCCGCAAAGTCGGATTCGCAATCAGTCGAAAGTTGCTGTTGCAGCAAATATTTAGGAGCAGAATCGTAATTTGAAAATGTACGTAGCGCGTCACGACGTATGGATCGCGCCGCGACGGGCGGGAGCGTGCTCGTTTTGGCGCGTTGGCGGAGCTCGTCCATCGCGCGCGATCCTTATTCCGCTATGGCCAATCCATTCGATCTGCGCAATTATTTCGTCTTACAAATTAATATGAAATGAATTGTCGCGTTCTTTCGTAGGGTGGTCGAGCTCGCTCTCCGCGTCCGTGCTCCGCATGATTTGCGGGCCGTCATGGACGGATTACCGAGAACGCGTAAAAGGTACGACTCGGCCCCAGCCCGAGCGGGATATTCGTATAGCCATTTCCCCAATAGACGGTGCCATTCGAAATAGCCGGGCCGGCGTTGGAGGTCCCCTCGCCCAAGAAATCGAACAAGACCGCGCCGGTCCGCGCGTCGAATGCGTACATGTGCCCGCTGGTGGAGCCGGCGTACACGACGCCGTTGGCCGTGGAGACGGCGCCCATCCCCATGCCGCCGCTCGGATCCGCGATCTGCCAGAGGATACGGCCGGTCGCGGCGTCGAGCGCGGCGTACGAGCCCGACGTAATGGTGGTGCCATTCGGCAGCGAGTGGGGGCGGCCATCGAAATTGGTCGCGGCGATGAAGATGCGCTGATCGGCCGTGGCCGCGCCCCACATGATGCCGCCGAGCGGACCACCCGGCGCGACCGATGCACTCCACACGATCCTCCCGGTGCACGCATCCAAAGCCCAATACGTGCCGTTCTTTTGTCCGGCGCCCACCACCAGCCGCGGGCCGCGCGCACCGGGAATGGTGAAGAGCTGGGCGCCGGTGCCGAGATCGGCGTCGGGGCCGTGGTGAATGGGGCAGTTGTTCGGGGGGAATCCGGGCAGGCACGCGTTGGTCCAATCGTCGAACCCCTCGGTCCCCTGTTTCCACGCGATGGCGCCGGAGTCCATGTCCAGCGCGAGGATCGAATCGACGTGGTTGTCCGGGGATTGGCACGCCTTCGGCGAGCCGCCCGCGAGCTGGCAATCCTTCACGGCGCGCGGAACCGTATAGTTGTTCCCCGTGGTCACGTAGATGCGCCGCTGCTTCGGGTCGATGGCGGGGGCGCCCCAAATG contains these protein-coding regions:
- a CDS encoding amidase codes for the protein MDDVLDASALEQQRLLRSGRISSEELVRGYLERIERLNPRFQAFVTVSRRRALAAARWKDVQRRRARGDLPPFHGIPTGIKDLNVVRGMVTRWGSRAVMPVWLPIDDLTVRSLRRAGFILLGKLSTSEWGAMPVTEPDIHPPTRNPWSPDHSAGGSSGGSGAALAAGMLPVAQGTDGAGSIRIPAAFCHVVGLKPSRGRLPNSLGMSDRRILHTSGPMAHTVDDAAAMLDVMAGVTIGRPHWAPPPTRPFAELAREPCKRLQIRYLTHTPLASTHPEIASAVEEAARRLADLGHAVEEGTLPEMSLEEVLPLWQYQIGTCPLTLWERTQPITRWLARAGQALHPRDILELHTALDARYLPVLESVDIWLSPTVPQPAPRIGAFGGTAPEEGFAAAAELGGYTAIFNVTGLPAMSLPLGITRDGRPFGLQISSRMFSEGVLLAVARQIEETMPWRHRRAPVRA
- a CDS encoding PQQ-binding-like beta-propeller repeat protein, which encodes MILEGFALLRNARSWPAPLAVVLLSAACNDSANGGSREPPTSDEQSAVGLHGWPSGGHDIRNTRSNPAELRIGPHDAPSLAVTWTYATQGDVSATPAVVDGAVYFPDWGGFLHKVDARTGRAIWSRAISEYTGTPGAIARSSPAVSNGLVYIGQHHGGLLMAVSARTGDLVWRARLDEHPEASLTASPLVMGDTVFQPVSSQEAGAAEDPNYPCCTFRGSMTAVDAATGRVRWKTYTVPENGGARGGYSGGSIWGAPAIDPKQRRIYVTTGNNYTVPRAVKDCQLAGGSPKACQSPDNHVDSILALDMDSGAIAWKQGTEGFDDWTNACLPGFPPNNCPIHHGPDADLGTGAQLFTIPGARGPRLVVGAGQKNGTYWALDACTGRIVWSASVAPGGPLGGIMWGAATADQRIFIAATNFDGRPHSLPNGTTITSGSYAALDAATGRILWQIADPSGGMGMGAVSTANGVVYAGSTSGHMYAFDARTGAVLFDFLGEGTSNAGPAISNGTVYWGNGYTNIPLGLGPSRTFYAFSVIRP
- a CDS encoding MbtH family NRPS accessory protein yields the protein MAIMEDLDISTYRVVSNDEEQYSIWPADRDVPGGWRDVGVIGSKAECLSHIEKVWTDMRPASLRRLMKS
- a CDS encoding amino acid adenylation domain-containing protein; translation: MTAPSSSPHETLVDVLRFRAEKQPRDIVFRFLDTGDVEQAASEWTYSELDFRARSIAAVLQEHERELGGHPALLLFPPGLDFIAGFLGCLYANVMAVPMYPPDPTRLDRTLPRLRQIARDSGARAVLTTSDLHALAPAVLPQVPELASLPWMAVDAPTDQAARAWRRPAITADTLAFLQYTSGSTGTPKGVMLSHRNLLHNERLIERAFGHNAASSVVGWLPMFHDMGLIGNVLQPLYSGFPCTLMSPLAFLQRPIRWLKAISTYRATTSGGPNFAYDLCARKITDEEAARLDLSSWTLAYDGAEPVRAETLRRFSEKFARSGFRSEAFYPCYGLAEATLFVTGARKGEGARVRSGGERRSLVSSGRSAEGLRVHVVEPETKQLLEPGREGEIWISGDSVARGYWGQPAETEATFGAHLANGEGPFLRTGDLGIVEDGELYVTGRWKDLIIQRGRNLYPQDLELTAEQAHASVRAGCVAAFSVDREDDEQLVIAAEIEPGRASAGGAEEVATAIRAAMAEEYGARVGVVVLLEPRSISKTSSGKIQRRGCKELFLAGRLAVVAQSVAPAPEAPRANSRTELAGESTEERAAHIEAFLRSAIAKRTGIAPENVAREALLSSFGLDSLHIVDLFGELEAAFGVSIPIPRLLQHPTVAHAAAEIALARPHDPTSGSPLTAMAPHEGEIPLSSGQARLWYLERLIPGSPLYNVQFALRMVGSLDVTRLTRSLDALMERHTALRTVIRETSGKPRQVVLPAAPVTLARVDLSAAGDDREQALRSWARDEGRAPFDFAGGPYFRAALATLGPDDHALVVTQHHVITDGWSIGVLLEELGALYRLADPGAQASLLPAPAVPYADYARWQVQRIPLLGAERDFWKKRLAGLPRLDLPTDRPRTHEAAVRGGTVPFRLRAALTDALRELGRRDGATLYAVLLAGFSALLYRYTDQIDFGVGTVTAQRENGHTRRLVGLLANTLVVRCDLSGAPTFRELVRRTGERVREALAHGELPFEEVVAQAGAARAGDGNPLFQVGLVFETFPVGTIEVPKMRWESMFDAPDGAVEGTAKFELSLAVAEGAKGDLWGTFEYRADRFDAVTIERLAGHLEVLLEDAVASPDRRVADLPLLTEPERQQILRTWNDTARARGEALSLHALFEAQAMRTPDAVAVIFEGERITYRELDRRANRLAWQLTSSGVAPDVRVGIFMDRSIEMVVALLGVLKAGGAYVPLDPEQPAERLAFMLEDACAPVVLTQSHVMARLPSQGAAQLVMDAGWGHDRAEVPPPSGATCPEQSAYVIYTSGSTGRPKGVINSHRGIVNRIHWMQDAYHLDAGDRVLQKTPFGFDVSVWEFFWPLSAGACIVMARPGGHADSAYLVRTMAQERITTAHFVPSMLQIFLEEEGVESCVHLKRIISSGEVLTATLAQRCLSRLEVELHNLYGPTEAAVDVSSWACTADDRHVVPIGRPIDNIELYVLDPQDRPVPVGVAGELHIAGVGLARGYVNRPELTAERFVPNPFGREPGARMYRTGDRVRWREGGALEFLGRTDHQVKIRGVRIEAGEIEAVLAQHPGVSEAVVNPFVHSSGDRRLAAYVVAKAEPGPDGAALRAFLRQRLPEIMVPSAFVALARLPLTPNGKVNRKELPAPDLRREVEVALVPPRSDIELRIAAIWRRLLGIEQVGTNDNFFDLGGHSLLMVQVHSELAAAHPGLQLVKLLEHPTIGALASYLNKDADAAPIVQVAKGRAQRQIAAFQRQRRRSGKKGEGSEP
- a CDS encoding trypsin-like serine protease; translated protein: MSPTHRTTWMFALGATMAVTSGCGSDKGGQSNEPTGSDQSALYRAPIDTDHPFAVGVCIGALNTDPAKGEVGSCARTGQNVRCTGTLVAPNLVLTAKHCLYELVEGPPEGNPRCEYHFGSLRSQAGSRITLSHTVLNDHPVWVETSRFLAPTSLDFCKDDIAYLVLEKNIDGVKLPKLDLFRDIHARPPADGKVTIVGRGLFTPTDDGNLERRILRNIPYICADAPCDLSWNSGQSIFHVVDGQFAFGQSVDSGDSGSGVLLNDTFDSDPTVVGVESNGLEDPIGVPSHGIAIGLHRHATFLRRGAYLAANLGNYPVPGWAR